A single Musa acuminata AAA Group cultivar baxijiao chromosome BXJ2-1, Cavendish_Baxijiao_AAA, whole genome shotgun sequence DNA region contains:
- the LOC135599169 gene encoding indole-3-pyruvate monooxygenase YUCCA1-like: MGEAEVDSSPSTWLPGPLIVGAGPSGLAVAACLADVGIPSTVLEKSSCVASLWQHRTYDRLRLHLPKQFCELPLMGFPDGFPKYPSKHQFISYLESYATAFGIRPRFGTEVLDAAFDRGIGAWRVRTRGGEDFVSRWLVVATGENAEPAVPEFPGMERFGGRVVHTCAYRSGADFTGEKVLVVGCGNSGMEVSLDLFRNDARPHMVVRNTVHVLPREMLGWSTFVVTMALLRWLPLRLVDQFLCAMAHLMFGDTDRLGLRRPKLGPMELKNLAGKTPVLDVGALALIRSGNIKVMRGVKEITRGGAKLVDGMEEQFDAIILATGYRSNVSSWLMDDGGLFTKEGMAKDPFPGGWKGEKGLYCVGFTRRGLLGASHDALNIARDILLRWKERERERRFADLMGSRSRREERRVETA; the protein is encoded by the exons ATGGGGGAAGCCGAGGTTGATTCGAGCCCATCTACATGGCTGCCTGGCCCCCTCATTGTCGGCGCCGGCCCCTCCGGCCTCGCCGTCGCGGCCTGCCTTGCCGACGTCGGAATCCCCTCCACCGTCCTCGAGAAGTCGAGTTGCGTTGCCTCGCTCTGGCAGCACCGCACCTACGACCGCCTGCGCCTCCACCTCCCGAAGCAGTTCTGCGAGCTCCCTCTGATGGGCTTCCCCGACGGGTTCCCCAAGTACCCGTCGAAGCATCAGTTCATATCCTACCTGGAATCCTACGCCACCGCATTCGGCATCCGGCCGCGGTTCGGGACCGAGGTCCTGGACGCGGCGTTCGACCGGGGAATCGGGGCTTGGAGAGTCCGGACTCGCGGCGGCGAGGATTTCGTGAGCCGGTGGTTGGTGGTGGCGACGGGCGAGAACGCGGAGCCGGCGGTGCCGGAGTTCCCGGGGATGGAGCGGTTCGGCGGGCGCGTCGTCCATACGTGTGCCTACAGGTCTGGTGCTGACTTCACGGGGGAGAAGGTGTTGGTGGTCGGCTGTGGGAATTCCGGCATGGAGGTAAGCTTGGACCTCTTCCGCAATGACGCGAGGCCTCACATGGTGGTCAGGAACACA GTGCATGTGTTGCCGCGAGAGATGTTAGGGTGGTCGACGTTCGTAGTAACCATGGCGCTCCTCAGGTGGCTGCCGCTGAGGCTGGTGGATCAGTTCCTGTGCGCCATGGCGCATCTCATGTTCGGCGACACCGACCGGCTCGGCCTCCGGAGGCCCAAACTGGGGCCCATGGAGCTCAAGAACCTCGCCGGCAAGACTCCGGTCCTCGACGTCGGCGCCCTCGCCCTAATCCGATCAGGAAACATCAAG GTGATGCGAGGGGTGAAGGAGATAACCAGAGGAGGAGCAAAGTTGGTCGATGGAATGGAAGAGCAGTTCGACGCTATTATTCTGGCGACGGGTTACAGGAGCAACGTGTCTTCCTGGCTcatg GACGACGGTGGTCTGTTCACGAAGGAAGGCATGGCGAAAGACCCGTTCCCTGGAGGTTGGAAAGGGGAGAAGGGACTCTACTGCGTGGGCTTCACCAGGCGCGGCCTCCTCGGAGCCTCCCATGACGCTCTCAACATCGCCAGGGACATCCTTCTCC ggtggaaggagagagagagagagaggaggtttGCTGATTTGATGGGATCCCGTTCGAGGCGCGAGGAGAGAAGGGTGGAGACTGCGTGA